Proteins encoded by one window of Halanaerobiaceae bacterium ANBcell28:
- the cas5 gene encoding CRISPR-associated protein Cas5, which translates to MDINKVLIFTIKGKVAHFKKYYSNKSSLTYKIPPRTVLMGMVASILKKPRDSYYDLLSPGQAKFGVKIKNKCYTHFECMNYLKEDGGHTQVRLQLLLPTENTLSYRVFFTHQDESLLDELTANIKENKNGYGLFLGQRQFRAVAEFNDLIDEIDIVNNYRGKIKTLTYKNNIKELDSNVSSNLIFDNMPASFIKLETGREPERVVNVCFEENGDNICGVFNEIIKIRNEYISFYTPLR; encoded by the coding sequence ATGGATATTAATAAAGTCCTGATATTTACAATTAAAGGTAAAGTTGCACATTTTAAAAAATATTATAGTAATAAAAGTTCTTTAACATATAAAATTCCTCCCAGAACAGTTTTAATGGGTATGGTTGCTTCAATATTGAAAAAACCACGAGATAGTTACTATGACTTACTATCACCAGGACAAGCTAAATTTGGAGTAAAAATTAAAAATAAATGTTACACTCATTTTGAATGCATGAATTATTTAAAAGAAGATGGAGGACATACGCAGGTAAGATTACAACTGTTATTACCAACAGAAAATACGTTATCATATAGAGTCTTTTTTACACATCAAGATGAATCTTTGTTAGATGAATTAACGGCTAATATTAAGGAAAATAAGAATGGGTATGGTTTGTTTTTAGGGCAACGGCAGTTTAGGGCTGTTGCAGAATTTAATGATCTAATAGATGAAATTGATATAGTTAATAATTATAGAGGAAAGATAAAAACTTTAACTTATAAAAACAACATAAAAGAATTAGATAGTAATGTTTCTAGTAATTTAATTTTTGATAATATGCCAGCCTCATTTATAAAATTAGAGACTGGTCGGGAACCTGAAAGAGTGGTTAATGTTTGTTTTGAAGAAAACGGAGATAACATATGTGGCGTTTTTAATGAAATAATAAAAATAAGGAATGAGTATATAAGTTTTTATACTCCTTTGAGGTGA
- the cas4 gene encoding CRISPR-associated protein Cas4 yields the protein MYDKNYISITPSEVIEYLYCPRFIYFMSYLKIPQHESNRFKVIMGREVHKTKANINKNYLRKKIGVKDKFIDQKLYSKKYKIHGIVDEVLFLEDGSAASLDYKFAKYKDKTFSTHKYQAVMYSMLIEENFNIRVDKAFIVYVRSKNLLKEFKIDKNQYSKVKEIIDEIIQIIKKGYFPKRTKYKRRCPDCTYRNICIE from the coding sequence ATGTATGATAAAAATTATATAAGTATAACTCCTTCTGAAGTGATTGAATATTTATATTGTCCCAGGTTTATTTATTTTATGTCTTATTTAAAAATTCCCCAGCATGAAAGTAATCGCTTTAAGGTTATTATGGGAAGAGAAGTACATAAAACTAAGGCTAATATAAATAAAAACTACTTAAGGAAGAAAATCGGAGTTAAAGATAAATTTATTGATCAAAAACTATATTCAAAGAAATATAAAATTCATGGTATTGTTGATGAAGTTTTATTCCTGGAAGATGGTAGTGCTGCCTCATTAGATTATAAATTTGCAAAATATAAAGATAAAACTTTTTCTACACATAAATATCAGGCAGTAATGTATAGTATGTTGATTGAAGAAAATTTTAATATTAGAGTAGATAAAGCGTTTATTGTTTATGTTCGTAGTAAAAATTTATTAAAAGAATTTAAAATAGATAAAAACCAGTATAGTAAAGTGAAAGAAATCATTGATGAAATTATACAAATAATAAAAAAAGGATACTTTCCTAAAAGAACTAAGTATAAAAGAAGGTGTCCTGACTGTACTTATAGAAATATATGTATAGAGTAA
- the cas2 gene encoding CRISPR-associated endonuclease Cas2: MLVWFIYDIVEDKIRKRLSDKAIEQGLYRVQMSVFLGNIDNNLLDELVVYAEEMINPDEDSVYVFPMCQDDFRKVELLGQAFDKAMINDEISSLFL; this comes from the coding sequence ATGCTTGTATGGTTTATTTATGACATTGTGGAGGATAAGATTAGAAAAAGGCTGTCAGATAAAGCAATTGAACAAGGGTTATATAGAGTTCAAATGTCGGTCTTTCTCGGTAATATAGATAATAATTTATTAGATGAGTTAGTTGTATATGCAGAAGAAATGATTAACCCAGATGAGGACTCAGTCTATGTTTTCCCAATGTGCCAGGATGATTTCAGGAAAGTAGAATTATTGGGACAGGCTTTTGATAAAGCCATGATTAATGATGAGATAAGTAGTCTGTTTTTGTAG
- the cas3 gene encoding CRISPR-associated helicase Cas3', with protein MEDLYSHYSSDNKKKLETHLKNVAMECKNIISHKNLNLTIITEDELARLSFLIGAIHDFGKSTTFFQKYLVHGEENVFSHHGLISGILAYILIKKDYGKLIAMIGYMIVKRHHGNLESPLEDCGETFYHIQMQIQDIKQNSYNQVRRIYDDIFKDMIYSFEELIDELEEFVMEIDDVSELFRDILLEDIYQEEDESIELFLITNLLYSVLIDTDKKDAARLNNDYFEGAAEEFINVHNYISKNRKEKPEKYKIDIPINKARSDFFRDVTNNPKIKTTNYLYSLTAPTGIGKTFASFAFANKLRRISVGGQKIIYCLPYTSIIDQNYDEFEKIIDFNLKEIYRKNPTKYLLKHHYITPMELKKDIDLEKDSAESLNMEGYLDNKLLLESWESGNIVTTFVQLLQSIIGNKNSYLKKFHNIVNSIIILDEVQNIPVEYYNVVGKVLKILAYKFNTHILLMTATQPEIISGTDIINLVNEKKYSKRKVFDRVNLKIIDQLSISYNIAEFIEYLESNFKSNTGLIVCNTISSALNIYQQVYESFSPKEYQVYSLTTNLIPIDRLKKIKEINKKIDNGEKIIVISTQLIEAGVNMSYEEVFRDFAPLDSIVQVAGRCNRSGELSKKGKVNIVMLVNDEGEKYCTKVYDNTLLEICKEVLSENKSFSKMSEDYFSEIRNKYKRESDHFLNAICNLNYSKETNNQNPISRFKIINNQRGKTNVVICKNEDIENKIAELKDIYAEIKLVRNRKKLNKLIAKKEIINKQLSQYIISVYKNQLREYEKHHIINKFRFIKYVSYKDQKKYLYDENIGFCKEPKKPFQTTVFT; from the coding sequence ATGGAAGATTTATATTCACACTATTCTTCTGATAATAAAAAAAAATTAGAAACTCACTTAAAAAATGTGGCTATGGAATGTAAAAATATTATATCCCATAAGAATTTAAATTTAACAATTATCACCGAAGATGAACTTGCCCGATTAAGCTTCCTAATAGGTGCAATACATGATTTTGGAAAGTCGACTACTTTTTTTCAAAAATATTTAGTTCATGGTGAGGAGAATGTATTCTCCCACCATGGTCTAATATCTGGGATATTGGCTTATATTTTAATAAAAAAAGACTATGGTAAGTTGATAGCAATGATAGGGTATATGATAGTTAAGAGACACCATGGAAATCTTGAATCTCCTTTAGAAGATTGTGGTGAGACTTTTTATCATATACAAATGCAAATACAAGATATAAAACAAAACTCGTATAATCAAGTAAGGAGAATTTATGATGACATATTCAAAGATATGATTTATAGTTTTGAAGAATTGATTGATGAGTTAGAAGAATTTGTGATGGAAATAGATGATGTATCAGAATTATTTAGAGATATACTTTTAGAAGATATTTACCAGGAAGAGGATGAGTCTATTGAGTTGTTTTTAATAACTAACTTACTATATTCAGTTTTAATAGATACTGATAAAAAAGATGCTGCTAGATTAAATAATGATTATTTTGAAGGTGCAGCAGAAGAATTTATAAATGTGCATAATTACATTAGTAAAAATAGAAAAGAAAAACCAGAAAAATATAAAATTGATATTCCTATTAATAAAGCAAGGAGTGATTTTTTTCGTGATGTTACAAATAACCCAAAGATAAAAACAACAAATTACCTATATAGTCTGACTGCTCCTACAGGCATTGGTAAAACGTTTGCGTCATTTGCTTTTGCTAATAAACTAAGGAGGATTTCTGTAGGTGGACAAAAAATTATTTATTGCCTACCATATACTTCTATTATTGACCAAAATTATGATGAGTTTGAAAAAATAATTGATTTTAATCTCAAAGAAATATACCGAAAAAATCCAACTAAATATTTATTAAAACACCATTATATAACTCCTATGGAACTTAAAAAAGATATAGATTTAGAAAAAGATAGTGCTGAAAGCCTTAATATGGAAGGATATTTAGATAATAAGTTATTACTAGAATCATGGGAATCTGGTAATATTGTTACAACTTTTGTACAATTGCTTCAAAGTATAATAGGAAATAAGAATAGCTATTTGAAAAAATTTCATAATATTGTAAATTCAATCATTATACTAGATGAAGTTCAAAATATTCCAGTAGAATATTATAATGTTGTTGGGAAAGTATTAAAAATACTGGCTTATAAATTTAATACTCATATTTTATTGATGACAGCTACTCAACCTGAAATTATATCTGGAACCGATATTATTAACTTAGTTAACGAAAAAAAATATAGTAAAAGAAAAGTATTTGATAGAGTGAATCTTAAAATAATTGATCAACTATCTATTTCGTATAATATTGCAGAATTTATAGAGTATTTGGAGTCTAATTTTAAAAGTAATACGGGATTAATTGTTTGTAATACTATTAGTTCTGCTTTAAATATTTATCAACAAGTTTATGAGTCTTTTTCGCCAAAAGAATATCAGGTGTATTCGTTGACAACGAATTTAATACCAATAGATAGATTAAAAAAAATAAAAGAAATTAATAAAAAAATAGACAATGGTGAAAAAATAATAGTAATATCAACTCAATTAATTGAAGCAGGGGTAAATATGAGTTATGAAGAGGTTTTCAGAGATTTTGCACCACTAGATTCTATAGTGCAAGTTGCTGGACGTTGTAATAGAAGTGGAGAATTATCAAAAAAAGGAAAGGTTAATATTGTAATGCTAGTAAATGATGAAGGAGAAAAATACTGTACTAAAGTTTATGATAATACCCTACTTGAAATATGCAAAGAGGTTTTAAGTGAAAATAAGTCATTTAGCAAAATGAGTGAAGACTATTTTTCGGAAATTAGAAATAAGTATAAAAGAGAAAGTGATCATTTTTTAAATGCAATATGTAATTTGAATTACAGTAAAGAAACAAATAATCAGAATCCTATTTCTAGATTTAAGATAATTAATAATCAAAGAGGAAAAACAAATGTAGTTATCTGTAAAAACGAAGATATTGAAAATAAAATAGCAGAACTTAAAGATATATATGCTGAAATAAAACTTGTTCGTAACAGAAAAAAGTTAAATAAATTGATAGCTAAAAAAGAAATAATAAATAAACAGTTATCTCAGTATATAATAAGTGTCTATAAGAATCAGTTAAGAGAATATGAAAAACATCATATTATAAATAAGTTTAGGTTTATTAAATATGTTAGTTATAAAGATCAAAAAAAATATTTATATGATGAAAATATTGGTTTTTGTAAAGAACCCAAAAAACCCTTTCAAACTACTGTATTTACTTAG
- a CDS encoding CRISPR-associated endonuclease Cas6, with amino-acid sequence MPEIKLVSLIFDIEDKLSLRYGHKLRGFFANNFKEILFHNHYDDGSLRYAYPLIQYKIINKKPYILGINKGGDLIAEHFLSIEKLILGNKEYISPGGKLAVNNEIVKINNDYGMPIYKYSFITPWLGLSQENYKAYKEEYINASQKEKMDFLKTIITGNILSFASGIGWWIEEDVNVVPSLSNINVKFKGEDMIGFTGYFFSNVYLPEHLGLGKSTSRGFGTIVREKII; translated from the coding sequence TTGCCAGAAATTAAACTAGTTTCTTTAATATTTGATATAGAGGATAAATTATCACTAAGATATGGTCATAAATTAAGAGGTTTTTTTGCTAATAATTTTAAAGAAATATTGTTTCATAATCATTATGATGATGGAAGCTTGCGTTATGCTTATCCATTAATCCAATACAAGATCATTAATAAGAAACCTTATATTCTAGGCATAAATAAAGGTGGGGATTTAATAGCAGAACATTTTCTTTCCATTGAGAAACTTATATTAGGTAATAAAGAATATATTTCTCCTGGAGGAAAGTTGGCTGTGAATAATGAAATTGTAAAGATAAACAACGATTATGGTATGCCAATATATAAATACAGTTTTATTACTCCATGGTTGGGATTAAGTCAGGAAAACTATAAAGCATATAAAGAAGAATATATTAATGCCTCTCAAAAAGAGAAAATGGATTTCCTAAAAACTATAATTACAGGAAATATATTGAGCTTTGCAAGTGGTATAGGTTGGTGGATTGAAGAGGATGTAAATGTGGTACCTTCTTTATCAAATATTAATGTTAAATTTAAAGGTGAAGACATGATAGGCTTTACAGGATACTTTTTTTCTAATGTATACTTACCTGAACATCTAGGACTAGGTAAATCTACTAGTCGTGGTTTTGGAACTATTGTTAGAGAAAAAATTATATAA
- the cas1 gene encoding CRISPR-associated endonuclease Cas1 — MQLVINTYGSYLHVVQNSFEIKNEEAKKRISAKKIDSILITTGAAVSTDAVKLALENNIEIQFLDQFGGSLGKVWHPKLGSTTYIRRRQLEIASTKEGTKVIKDLMIEKTDNMIKHLYDLGIKRGKEKQDYLDKGIEEIELLKNKIIKLEGLIDDIRYSLMGYEGNVSKKYFGCLSYLLSDRYQFQGRSFRPAKDEFNCLLNYGYGVLYGKVEKALIIAGLDPYVGILHTDGYNKKSFVFDFIEPYRHYIDRIVMKLFSRKQVRKSYFDKISGGLTLNDEGKKLLITNLNEYFQDKVRYKGRQITIENTIQYDAHNLANSFIKEGS; from the coding sequence ATGCAGTTAGTTATAAATACATATGGCAGCTATCTTCATGTTGTTCAAAATTCATTTGAAATTAAAAACGAAGAAGCTAAAAAGAGGATTTCTGCAAAAAAGATAGACTCAATATTAATTACTACTGGTGCAGCTGTAAGTACAGATGCGGTTAAACTAGCACTGGAAAATAATATTGAAATTCAGTTCTTGGATCAATTTGGAGGTTCTCTAGGAAAAGTATGGCATCCTAAGCTTGGCAGCACTACCTATATTAGAAGAAGACAGCTTGAAATAGCTTCAACTAAAGAAGGCACAAAAGTAATAAAAGATTTAATGATTGAAAAAACAGATAATATGATTAAACATTTATACGATCTTGGTATAAAACGCGGAAAAGAAAAACAGGACTATTTAGATAAAGGGATAGAAGAAATAGAATTACTTAAAAACAAAATTATTAAATTAGAGGGTTTAATTGATGATATAAGATATAGCTTAATGGGTTATGAGGGGAATGTCTCTAAAAAGTATTTTGGATGCTTGAGTTATTTATTATCAGATCGATATCAATTTCAAGGTAGAAGCTTTAGACCTGCTAAAGATGAATTTAATTGTCTTCTTAATTATGGATATGGGGTTTTATATGGCAAAGTGGAGAAAGCACTTATTATTGCCGGGTTAGATCCTTATGTGGGTATATTGCATACTGACGGATATAATAAAAAATCTTTTGTTTTTGATTTTATAGAACCATATAGACATTATATTGACAGGATTGTTATGAAATTATTTAGTCGAAAGCAAGTTAGAAAATCCTATTTTGACAAAATAAGTGGTGGATTAACCTTAAACGATGAGGGAAAAAAGTTATTGATAACAAATCTTAATGAGTATTTTCAAGATAAAGTACGATATAAGGGGAGACAAATTACTATTGAAAATACTATTCAATATGATGCTCATAATCTGGCTAATAGCTTTATAAAGGAAGGAAGTTGA
- the cas7b gene encoding type I-B CRISPR-associated protein Cas7/Csh2, which produces MSEEKKVPNNSEILFLYDAKRTNPNGDMDNENKPRMDWDTGTNLVSDVRLKRYIRDYLLKVKNLPIFVRKLGEDALKAKEAIGLFKLLYIDNKDINEIVKKDLDIKDKDIKNIGDKIFEMADIRLFGATIPVEVESGKGSSSTFTGPVQFNWGYSLNKVELQESKTITSNLATSDSTKGAGIGKDYRVKYSFIAFSGGISALAAKDTKLSDDDIKLLDESIIKSIPLNRTRSKIGQTPRLYLRIEMKDQETVLNDLREYIDVNYKIREEDIREINDLQLNIDELLVYLLNQKNKIKMIHYWKDEKLIIKDNKFEKLLGMYPTKELNY; this is translated from the coding sequence ATGAGTGAAGAAAAAAAAGTTCCTAATAATTCAGAGATATTATTTCTTTATGATGCTAAAAGAACTAACCCGAATGGTGATATGGATAATGAAAATAAACCGAGAATGGATTGGGACACTGGTACAAATTTAGTTAGTGATGTTAGATTAAAGAGATATATTAGAGATTATTTGTTAAAGGTTAAAAATTTACCAATTTTTGTTAGAAAATTGGGAGAAGATGCACTAAAAGCCAAAGAGGCAATTGGATTGTTTAAGTTACTATATATTGATAATAAAGATATAAATGAAATAGTTAAAAAAGATTTAGATATAAAAGATAAAGATATCAAAAATATTGGAGATAAAATATTTGAAATGGCAGATATCAGATTGTTTGGTGCAACGATCCCTGTTGAGGTAGAAAGTGGCAAAGGTTCTTCTTCTACTTTTACTGGACCTGTTCAGTTTAATTGGGGATATTCTTTGAATAAAGTTGAATTACAGGAAAGTAAGACTATTACTTCTAATCTTGCAACAAGTGATAGTACTAAAGGTGCTGGTATTGGTAAAGATTATAGAGTAAAATATTCATTCATAGCCTTTAGTGGAGGTATTAGTGCTCTAGCAGCTAAAGATACGAAACTAAGTGATGATGATATTAAGTTATTAGATGAATCCATTATTAAGTCCATTCCATTAAATAGAACTCGTTCAAAAATTGGACAAACACCTAGACTTTATTTAAGAATTGAAATGAAAGATCAAGAAACTGTATTAAATGATTTGCGAGAATATATTGATGTCAATTATAAAATTAGAGAAGAAGACATAAGAGAAATTAATGATTTGCAATTAAATATTGATGAACTATTGGTATACTTACTTAATCAAAAAAATAAAATTAAAATGATTCATTATTGGAAAGACGAAAAGTTAATAATTAAAGATAATAAATTTGAAAAATTATTAGGAATGTATCCGACAAAAGAGTTGAATTATTAA
- the cas8b gene encoding type I-B CRISPR-associated protein Cas8b/Csh1 has protein sequence MIKTFKKLGQIELQGLTGSQKNQKFLETQTIIPNEPNKDDENSKKYREIIVNLDTVKEKIEIKLGKELYKKNREVFFGFDLKSANSSKTFFTTNKWYYHLLTIPHLIYYIKKENILNDDNKFLNFLIELEHRFYISDRLETTRRPKKCYININRLIEEQKEIIMHILKEEDKKNILNTKCINYSKLKSPLAQLIKEKIGCSSLTFIKNDNYFLNVFSLKINNKYILETDFKEDYINVVNYILQQRFFDKSDSMVKDNSLCGVCNEKKIVTGQVDIPTKFYVTSSPNFFENLESKNAYKSFGICQDCYQEVMVGISKIEKDFSSKLFNKLRYYIIPEGFKNVTESKNTTKIISSLLSEEQNSFEENIKAIKNIKAKNFKVNFLFWRRDQSSFIVLDSINDVSYNYLKQIFMKLYNLNMRSIYPNQYFKTYRLLFNDIYWLLYPSNKSHKNPDSRLYRKELLSLLSSILKSRELDYLYLIKRFNFILRKIYFKNSKKTKEILYRPMKMNLLLSWLNEITVIKGGYKMTDGNSSVPIENTDIIEYFKTHAATYQNNKYRQGLFLLGVLMNSILKEQKDKSTNIIDKISFEGMSVRRVKKFANDITEMLHIYKQYNDNQILHSQMTDRIQEIESSNLSKDEVVFYILSGISFGRYLGHKYYKPAKNNKKGDDN, from the coding sequence ATGATAAAAACATTTAAAAAATTAGGACAAATAGAATTACAAGGATTGACTGGTAGTCAAAAAAATCAAAAGTTTCTAGAAACACAAACTATTATACCGAATGAACCTAATAAAGATGATGAAAATTCAAAAAAATATAGAGAAATAATTGTTAATTTGGATACTGTTAAAGAAAAAATTGAAATTAAATTAGGTAAAGAACTCTATAAAAAAAATAGAGAAGTTTTTTTTGGATTTGATTTAAAGTCTGCAAATAGTAGTAAAACCTTTTTTACCACAAATAAATGGTACTATCACCTACTAACAATACCACATTTAATATATTATATAAAAAAAGAAAATATTTTGAATGATGACAATAAATTTTTAAATTTTCTAATTGAACTAGAACATAGGTTTTATATCTCTGATAGGTTAGAGACAACTAGACGACCTAAGAAATGTTATATTAATATTAATCGCTTAATTGAAGAGCAAAAGGAAATTATAATGCATATTCTTAAGGAAGAAGATAAAAAAAATATATTAAATACTAAATGCATTAATTACTCAAAATTAAAAAGTCCATTGGCACAGTTAATTAAAGAAAAAATTGGTTGTAGCTCATTAACTTTTATAAAGAATGATAATTATTTTCTAAACGTTTTTTCATTAAAAATTAATAACAAATATATATTAGAGACTGATTTTAAAGAAGATTATATAAATGTTGTTAATTATATTCTACAACAAAGATTTTTTGATAAATCTGACTCAATGGTAAAAGATAATTCTTTATGCGGAGTATGTAATGAAAAAAAAATAGTAACAGGGCAAGTTGATATTCCTACAAAATTTTATGTTACAAGTAGTCCAAATTTTTTTGAAAATTTGGAGAGTAAAAATGCATACAAATCATTTGGTATATGCCAAGATTGTTATCAAGAAGTAATGGTTGGTATTAGTAAAATTGAAAAAGATTTTTCAAGCAAACTATTTAATAAGTTACGATATTATATAATTCCAGAAGGTTTCAAAAATGTTACAGAATCCAAAAATACTACTAAAATAATAAGCAGTCTATTGTCAGAAGAACAGAATAGCTTTGAAGAAAATATTAAAGCAATTAAAAATATAAAGGCTAAAAATTTCAAGGTCAATTTTCTTTTTTGGAGACGAGATCAATCATCATTTATAGTTCTAGATTCAATAAATGATGTATCTTATAATTATCTTAAACAAATTTTTATGAAATTATATAATTTAAATATGAGATCCATTTATCCAAACCAGTACTTTAAAACATATAGACTATTGTTTAACGATATTTATTGGCTTTTATATCCAAGTAATAAGTCACACAAAAATCCTGATTCTAGGTTATACAGAAAAGAATTGTTGAGTTTACTGAGTTCGATATTAAAAAGTAGAGAATTAGATTATCTGTATTTAATAAAACGATTTAATTTTATACTAAGAAAGATCTATTTCAAAAATAGTAAAAAAACAAAAGAAATTTTGTATAGACCAATGAAAATGAATCTATTACTTTCTTGGTTAAATGAAATTACAGTAATAAAAGGAGGGTATAAAATGACAGATGGAAACAGTTCAGTTCCTATAGAAAACACAGACATAATAGAGTATTTTAAAACTCATGCTGCAACTTATCAAAATAATAAGTATAGACAAGGACTCTTTCTACTTGGAGTATTGATGAATAGCATTTTAAAAGAACAAAAAGATAAGTCTACAAATATTATTGATAAGATAAGTTTTGAAGGGATGTCTGTAAGAAGGGTTAAAAAATTTGCTAATGACATTACTGAGATGTTACATATATATAAACAATATAATGATAACCAGATATTGCACTCTCAAATGACAGATAGAATACAGGAAATTGAAAGTTCAAATCTTAGTAAGGATGAGGTAGTGTTCTATATACTTTCTGGAATTTCTTTTGGAAGGTATTTGGGTCATAAATATTATAAACCTGCTAAAAATAATAAAAAAGGGGATGACAACTAA
- a CDS encoding YafY family protein, which yields MEKKNKVHRILKIISLLSSKYKKWSAKKLAELFSVSERTIYRDINTMEDMGVPIYYDEEKCSYVIAEKFYLSPPDINRSEALALLLVGQVFEDESFLYRQELDTAIAKIINSLPESIQNLLAELGNSISYHKGAVVDINPYREFISIIKNSIKDSKSITIGYHSLKRDEIISRKINPYTLTIKKGAYYLIGYCHLRCEIRMFRVDRISNINIMSEKFIKADDFDIEDYLDDVWGVERGRKKYRVKVIFKGIAARLVKEMIWHQKQRITDLPGKRIKFEITTGSFEEIKSWILGYGANAEVISPEELKEAVRKEIGKMKEIYG from the coding sequence ATGGAGAAGAAAAATAAAGTACATAGAATTTTAAAAATAATTAGTCTTCTGAGTAGTAAATATAAGAAATGGTCTGCCAAAAAACTTGCAGAACTTTTTTCTGTATCTGAAAGGACTATCTATAGGGATATTAATACAATGGAGGATATGGGTGTTCCTATTTATTATGATGAGGAAAAGTGTAGTTATGTTATTGCTGAAAAGTTTTATCTCTCTCCACCTGATATTAATAGGAGTGAGGCATTGGCTTTGTTGCTGGTCGGACAGGTTTTTGAGGATGAATCTTTTCTTTACAGACAAGAATTAGATACTGCTATTGCCAAAATAATTAATTCTTTACCTGAATCAATTCAGAATTTGTTGGCTGAGTTAGGTAATAGCATATCGTATCACAAGGGGGCAGTAGTTGATATTAATCCCTATCGTGAATTTATAAGTATTATTAAGAATAGCATAAAGGATTCTAAGTCTATAACAATAGGCTATCATTCATTAAAAAGAGATGAGATTATTTCAAGAAAAATTAATCCATATACTCTAACTATAAAAAAAGGAGCTTATTATCTAATAGGGTATTGTCATCTGCGCTGTGAAATAAGGATGTTTCGAGTAGATAGAATTAGTAATATTAATATTATGTCTGAAAAATTTATAAAAGCAGATGACTTTGATATTGAGGACTATTTAGACGATGTGTGGGGTGTTGAACGGGGTAGAAAAAAATATAGAGTAAAGGTGATTTTTAAGGGGATTGCTGCAAGACTGGTTAAAGAGATGATCTGGCACCAAAAACAGAGGATAACAGATTTGCCTGGTAAGAGGATCAAGTTTGAGATTACTACTGGTAGTTTTGAAGAAATCAAAAGTTGGATTCTTGGCTATGGAGCTAATGCTGAAGTGATAAGTCCCGAGGAATTGAAGGAAGCTGTAAGGAAAGAGATAGGGAAGATGAAAGAAATTTATGGATAA